The following DNA comes from Ricinus communis isolate WT05 ecotype wild-type chromosome 10, ASM1957865v1, whole genome shotgun sequence.
GATGATATAGATAATTATTCTCCTACATTCgctgtaaatataaaaatttatctaaatttaaatttaaaactatcatattttaaaatccaCGCTATTGGTATTCAATTTTTAAgtgttatttatataattataacagCCGTTGGATTGCTCTATTTCAGAAAAGCACTCCattctatattattataagCACGCTATTATCTACTTCACAACACATTGTGTTTTAACAAGAACTCTTCAACTATTAGCCTGACAATGCATGAAACATGCACGCATATTAAAGGCTATAATTTTAAGCTGGATTAACCCGAAATAGAAGAATGGCGTTCTCGGGATAGTTTCACTTCCGCGTATCGCGCTATCTGGACCATTTCGTGGAGGGTTTTGGGGTTATACATCCTTACGTACTCTGCTGTTTCTTCTTGCAATCCACCTATAAATTTCTGAATCAAGTCCTTTGTCGGACAATTCTCCACCCTAGTGCTTAGCCGCTCGAATTCCTTTATATAATCTCTTAAACTTCCAGTTTGCTTCACTCTAGACAACGCCTCACCAGAGTCTTCACTTGGACCAAATCTTGACACCAgttctttcttaaaaatttcCCACGTAATCTCTTCCTCATCTTGCTTATATGACCTCTGCAGCCATTGAAGCCACTGATTTGCTTCCTCTTCGAGGTAAAAAGAAGCTAAAGGAACTTTTTGATCCTCCACAATACTAGCATATTCGAAATACTGAGCAATTCTATGAAGCCACTCTGCTGGTTCTTGAATTCGTATGAAACGAGGGAATTCCAGTTTAACTTTGGAAATTTCTTTGGCGTAGTCTGTTTGAAATCCAGAAATCCTTTCTGCTATCTCCCTGAGAGTAGCTTCAAGTCTTTGAATATGATCAGAGATAGTTCTAGAGACTGCGCCGCCGTCTGTACGAGGGGAGCTCTCGACGAGAGTATATTCACGGCTGTGGTTTTTCAAGTTGTCAAGTTTCTTTAGGATTTGATGTTGACGCCAAAGGATTAAAGCCAGAAGGAgaacaagtaaaagaaaagggtcTAAGTAATAAGATTGAAGCATAGCACAAAATGATTTGAATGGTGTTTGATCATAATCTATAGCATCTCCATTCGTGTCCCTTTCATAGGTTAATCCACTCCAACAACCACTCATCGTTTGCAGAAAACGCATATCAGACTCGCTAGCTAAAATCATTACGAAACGTTCCTTTCATAAggctatatatttatatacacatcATCAACTGAAAACACCTCGCTTggttttcaataattaattaatattttaccatattatttagttaaaattcataaattttatataatttatttataaattttaaatttatacatttttaaattcagtaaaaattagtttaacaTATTATAGAGTTAAATTtgtgtaaaattaattatagttaaactaaattctaacaaaatatatagaatttgtgtaaattttatataatttatttataaattttaaatttatacatttttaaattcagtaaaaattagtttaagattttattgaattaaatttatataaaattaattatagttaaactaaattctaacaaaatatataaattttttaaataaatttgatattagtAAGTTAATGCATTCTAtcacattaaaatatttctttcaactttactatcacatttatttttttatgttattttttaaataaaattattttttataaatttcaactaaacatagcataatttttttatatttatatatttttaattatttttatttataatcgGCGATcgtattctttttttaatggTATATTATATGACTCCTagactaattttttaatttttaaaaaattaatctatttcaatgttatttttactatttaaagaatattttatttcaatttttaataccttaattataatatctgattattttatatttttttgatatttttttataatataagacaatttaattatagattttaaatatttaataattctttttctcttaaaattcttctttttaatttcaactTTTGAATAGAATTCTtaacttttcattttcatattgaaatacttattaaaaaattatttttaattttaattttatacaatctaataaattaaaaaataaataaataattttattttcacacGTGAAagtgaaaagtaaaaaaatattgtaattttaaaaataaaaaatattaaatcaaccaaaaaattatagaagataaattaaataatcaaatactaaaatcattatattaaaaaaataatttagtttgatttttatttcattcacAAATAACAATCAtttctttaattcaatttttcatcatttttatatttattttaaaattttcttacaGATTGAacaatttatctttattattttcagctTTTTCTGtaccaaattaattaattaaatttacaatctttttatatagataaaaattatattttaaaattataatttagtaatctaattaaaatttcatcaattcatcatattaatttttccaGTTTTagttatatgaattttaaatttttaaatttatattaatttctttcaaatattttgtttaagaataacgattttaaaattaaaattattaaatcttaaaatgtcaataatttgtaattatagTAACATTTATCAGCTAAAgattaattacataattatttaatatttaaaatattttattatatttttaattaatatctatatataatatatttttaatatccttaataatattttaactgaTATAATTTGTGAACTATTTAGTAATTTAGATACAGGACATCATAAGAGTAATATGATGCCAGACCAGCTTCAGCCTCTGCTCTGCGTAGCTGCGCATGTGGTTCGGAGGCATACGTGGCAGTAACACGTAGTTTATCGGTACTTCAAAATCATGACTCATGAAATATTTAgccttttataaaatttaaataaagcaTAATATAATTTGTGAATAAAACTTTAGTTTAGAgtttaaatgaaatttcaaaaataaatttaaatttttaacatagtttatgtcaaaatatttgattaatatgagacatactttttaattataaatattttgatattgcATTAAAaagtctttttattatttttaaataaaattttatatttttaaccatttagatatatattatttatatttatataaatgcatatagtaattaaatattttatatttaatatgagatgaataaaatatattttagttataactaTTCACATTTTAACAATAGACGGAAACGTTGCTCTTTTTTGGTTAGAGGCCAAATTTGCATCTTGAATTTAGAATGAATAGtcaattagattaaattttaagtttttgatCAATTAAAcagtaatttattaaatatgatcATTTTACCATCAATTAACAATAAACCAGCACATATCATACAAACTCTTTCTtactcattaaaaataatatataaaaattaaaataaatatctttaaaaagttaaaatagaaaataatttacacTCCCTATGTCTATCCTTTTCTCTCCTACTTCTAACAATAAATTacatactaattaataaaaattctctaaatatttttaaagaaaataacactttAATTGGAGTGAATATCTTGATCTTCAAAATGATacaaataaagataattttaaatgagttCTTTAATTACGGTCAAATCTATATGCTATTCAcacaattttattataaaaatttatctgtATAAATAatcacttaattttatattgattacaaaattcttatttattcaattttaatttatgttgtaatttagttattttgttaataaaaaaattaacatgctatatttttttaattattttttattgatttttttgttaaaagttaattttgttgtaaagtgattaaattgaaataaaattagaatttaataatggaaataaataaattaaatttttataagaacAATTGTTTACTACTTGctagtgtttttttttttttttttgggggtTTGCTAGCTTGTTAcctatctttcttttttctctaagCTCGTGAATAGCAATGCTATGATGAATGAAAGCACTTTTCTAGCAGGGGAAatgaaagagaagagaataaagaagtCCAATCACAATAATACCATAAAGAATCAAGGGCAAAAAGTCGGAGATAATTAAAAAGTGCAGGAAGAGATAAAGGGGGagaaaaatgattatatttatttgtatttattgttacaagtattttttaaaatttttaattatatttattcatcTAATATGGAATTTATGTGACACGCAATTCTTTCAAACCTAATTTAGGAGTAAATcagttatttttcttaaattgttGTTACTAGGTGAGAAAGTTAATTTTTCGAGCTAATTACTCATGGGCAAATTGACTTTTTAactatcatttatttatagagctcattgaataatatttttctacaatataaaattattatttgtctATATGTATGTCTCTGTCTctatattaaactaataaataattgatatatatttattaattttaaataataaaatataaatcgcTTATACAgtgtttaaatgaaaaatacacAGATATATATCACAACCcaatctgtgggcccgtgatcGGCACTTTGGAGTGGGTacgcgtaaggccaccgaatcccgtagtaagtcTGACACTcattaactaaattatatcTTATCTCATATTACTGATGTTACAATTTCTTAACCATTAAactctacatatttaattcggtcaGCCAGAAGAATTAGACAAGGCCCGAAACTACAATAATTTACAACTAACAAgtttattatttctactgcggagaatctaagattttacaaattaacatactAAACCAATtccatcacccgatgatgaaggaatcGGGTTGCTAggtaag
Coding sequences within:
- the LOC125371388 gene encoding uncharacterized protein LOC125371388, with amino-acid sequence MILASESDMRFLQTMSGCWSGLTYERDTNGDAIDYDQTPFKSFCAMLQSYYLDPFLLLVLLLALILWRQHQILKKLDNLKNHSREYTLVESSPRTDGGAVSRTISDHIQRLEATLREIAERISGFQTDYAKEISKVKLEFPRFIRIQEPAEWLHRIAQYFEYASIVEDQKVPLASFYLEEEANQWLQWLQRSYKQDEEEITWEIFKKELVSRFGPSEDSGEALSRVKQTGSLRDYIKEFERLSTRVENCPTKDLIQKFIGGLQEETAEYVRMYNPKTLHEMVQIARYAEVKLSRERHSSISG